One Prunus dulcis chromosome 7, ALMONDv2, whole genome shotgun sequence DNA segment encodes these proteins:
- the LOC117633941 gene encoding uncharacterized protein LOC117633941, whose protein sequence is MAKYPYHPIWYHSRPAVQHFLEQCRACDNPESIFREAFDIFFKHGKVEALYGMRNAATAGHMEAAYVVGLLGMSGIDLSKEDALQFLCSLNQRNNIDMKGTRDALTRRLNTACVATHIVDMFDYGKIKFNRCSACNNNEWYFVIQGWPSEDKINPAFWTCCNRCKWHRESIFWSKLMREYVV, encoded by the coding sequence ATGGCAAAGTACCCATACCATCCTATCTGGTACCATTCCAGACCTGCGGTCCAGCATTTCTTGGAACAATGCAGGGCTTGCGATAACCCTGAGTCCATATTTAGAGAAGCATTCGATATTTTTTTCAAGCACGGTAAGGTGGAAGCGTTGTATGGGATGCGCAATGCAGCCACGGCAGGCCATATGGAAGCGGCTTATGTAGTTGGACTACTTGGTATGTCCGGAATTGATCTATCAAAAGAGGATGCATTACAATTCTTGTGTTCTTTGAATCAGCGTAACAACATTGATATGAAAGGAACCAGGGATGCTTTGACACGAAGATTAAACACAGCATGTGTTGCAACACATATCGTAGATATGTTTGACTATGGGAAGATTAAGTTTAATCGTTGCAGCGCTTGTAACAACAATGAATggtattttgttattcaaggCTGGCCTAGTGAAGACAAGATAAATCCTGCCTTCTGGACTTGTTGCAATCGATGCAAATGGCACCGTGAGAGTATTTTTTGGTCGAAACTGATGCGTGAGTATGTTGTGTGA